A segment of the Prochlorococcus marinus str. MIT 9215 genome:
AGTTGCTTCTATAGCTTTTTGTACTTTTTTATTTATAATTTTAGGAGGCTTATAAACTTGACATTGAGTCGTGATACATAAATGATATTTATCCATATTAAATCTATCAGAATTAAAAATTCCCCAAGTTCTCGCTATGATTGCTTGTGCCTTTAGTGCTTCCAGAGGAGAATTCGGTCCAATTTCATATGGCAAAACACCTGCCAAATAATCGTCAAACTCAATTTTTTGAACTAATGTCCAAGTTCCATATGAATCTTTTAATAAATAAAAATTTTTGCCAAAATTGACACCATTTATTTTTATTTCCTCTTGAGCATAAATGTATATAGGTCCTTCTAGTTTCATAACACTATATTCACTTCTAAGAACAGGAGTAATTTGAAAATTTTTTAATTTTCTGAAAATCTTATTTTTTAATTCAAACTCAGGAAGATCATCTTCAAATGGAATCCATACTTCCCAATTTTTAGGGTAAGCAATAGTCGTCTCATATCCTTGACCTTTAAGTTTTTCTGCTTGTTTTTTTGCTGATTCATAGCTCGCAAAAGGACCAAAAACAATTCTTTCAATTGTTTTTGGATTTTTGATTGGTATATCCACCCACGAAATATTAATCTGTTTTGATTTATGTTTAATGCCGTTAGACGAAATAAGATTTAAAAAACCTTTGTCCGCGATAATTTCTATATTCCTTTTTTTAGAAAAACTATCATTTTCCCCACCTAGATATTGCTTTAAACCAATTAAAAAATTTCCTTTTTTTATTTCTGCACTGAGTTCAATATTTAGCAATTCTTCTGCATTTAGATTAGTAATAAATTTGGTGTTAGCTATAAAAAGAGAAATAAAGCCTAAAAATAAGTTTAAAAAGGCAAATTTAAGTTTCATAAGTTAGAGCTTTCCTTATCAATTAAAAACTTTAATTTGCACCAATGCATATAAAGGTTTAGATTATCCTAATTAAACACATTTGAGTTAAATGTCTAAACTAAAAACTCGTAAATCAGCTGCCAAAAGATTTAAAGCTACTGCGACGGGTAAATTCATGAGAAGAAGAGCTTTCCATAATCATTTACTTGATCACAAAAGCTCAAAATTAAAAAGACATCTATCAACAAAAGCTGTAGTTGATGAAAGAGATGCTGATAATGTAAGATTAATGATTCCATACGCATAAATCTTTAACCAATTTTTATTAGATATTCATGGCACGCGTAAAAAGAGGCAACATAGCCAGAAAAAGAAGAAACAAAATCTTAAATCTTGCAAAAGGTTTCAGAGGGGGTAACAAAAATCTTTTCAGAACCGCAAATCAAAGAGTGATGAAAGCTCTTTGTAATGCTTATAGGGATAGAAGAAGAAGAAAAAGAGATTTTAGAAGACTTTGGATTTCTAGAATTAACGCATCTGCCAGGATAAATGGAACAAACTACAGCAAGTTAATAAATGGCATGAAAAATTCAGAAATTATCATTAATAGAAAAATGCTTGCTCAATTAGCCTTAAGCGATCCTAAATGTTTTGAAAAAATTGTTTCTTCAGTTAGTAATTAGAAAAAAGAATATAATTTAAAAAATAATTATAAATAATGGAAATTTCTTCCTTCCAATCCTATTTAATAATTCTTTTTGTTGTATTAATAATTATTTCTATTTTTGTATTCAGACAATTTCTAAAAACAAGAAGTGAAGAATTAAATTTAGTAAAATTCGAGCAGAAAGGTTTAGAATCTCTCACTCAAGCTACAGAATTATATGAATTTGGGTCTATTCAGATAAAAAAAAGATTATATCCTGAAGCAATTAAAACTTTTTTAAAAGCAATTGACAATTATGACAATGAACCTGATGAAGCTAAAGCGATAATAAATAACGCTTTAGGATTTTCTTATGCTGCTCAAAATGAATTTAAAAAAGCAATTAAATACTATAACTTTGCAATCAAATCACTCCCAGAATATCCTATAGCCCTAAATAACCTCGCATCAGCACAACAGCGTTTACTTGAGTATGACTTGGCATATGCCACTTATCAAAAGGTTTTGGTTATAGATCCAAAAAACAAAACAGCAATGAAAAAAAGTAAGGAGTTAGAAAAAAGGAATAACTATAAACCTTATAAAGGTATAAAAGATAAGGGATTCTAAATATGAAAAATTATTCATCTTTACTAATTGGAGGGAAAAAATTTTCCAGTAGATTAATGGTTGGCACTGGCAAATACAAATCTACTCAAGATATGATAGAAAGTTTGTCAAATTCTGAAACGGAAATTATAACTGTCGCTGTAAGAAGAATTAAAAATGATGAGACAGGAGAAAATTTACTCGAAAAGATTAACTGGAAAAAATACTGGATGCTTCCCAATACCGCTGGTTGCGTTAATTCCGATGAGGCAGTCAGAATAGCAATTTTGGGAAGAGAACTTGCAAAATTGTCTGGTCAAGAAGAAAATAATTTTGTGAAGTTAGAAGTAATTCCGGACAAAAAGTATTTGCTACCAGATCCAATGGAAACCCTTAAAGCAGCTGAAATTTTAATAAAAAAAGGTTTTTCTGTACTTCCTTATATCAATGCAGATCCTATTCTTGCAAAAAGACTAGAAGAAATAGGTTGCGCAACTG
Coding sequences within it:
- a CDS encoding SpoIID/LytB domain-containing protein, translated to MKLKFAFLNLFLGFISLFIANTKFITNLNAEELLNIELSAEIKKGNFLIGLKQYLGGENDSFSKKRNIEIIADKGFLNLISSNGIKHKSKQINISWVDIPIKNPKTIERIVFGPFASYESAKKQAEKLKGQGYETTIAYPKNWEVWIPFEDDLPEFELKNKIFRKLKNFQITPVLRSEYSVMKLEGPIYIYAQEEIKINGVNFGKNFYLLKDSYGTWTLVQKIEFDDYLAGVLPYEIGPNSPLEALKAQAIIARTWGIFNSDRFNMDKYHLCITTQCQVYKPPKIINKKVQKAIEATSNLILTYGNQPINAFYHGSNGGVSANARESWQIQDYSYFNSVIDGSKSLNKNLKLPITSESDLNNFLDFDKEQFYGSNHSLFRWTKKISSLEIKEKLIKNKLIDINDDVLDLNSIERGFSGRVTKLEIQTNKGNKSIVLVKDDIRRVLNFIPSNLFTINKLNDDLWLLRGGGFGHGVGLSQSGAIEMAKLGFSYEQILNHYYQDAKLKKIEILSQ
- the rpmI gene encoding 50S ribosomal protein L35 is translated as MSKLKTRKSAAKRFKATATGKFMRRRAFHNHLLDHKSSKLKRHLSTKAVVDERDADNVRLMIPYA
- the rplT gene encoding 50S ribosomal protein L20, which codes for MARVKRGNIARKRRNKILNLAKGFRGGNKNLFRTANQRVMKALCNAYRDRRRRKRDFRRLWISRINASARINGTNYSKLINGMKNSEIIINRKMLAQLALSDPKCFEKIVSSVSN
- a CDS encoding tetratricopeptide repeat protein, whose protein sequence is MEISSFQSYLIILFVVLIIISIFVFRQFLKTRSEELNLVKFEQKGLESLTQATELYEFGSIQIKKRLYPEAIKTFLKAIDNYDNEPDEAKAIINNALGFSYAAQNEFKKAIKYYNFAIKSLPEYPIALNNLASAQQRLLEYDLAYATYQKVLVIDPKNKTAMKKSKELEKRNNYKPYKGIKDKGF
- a CDS encoding thiazole synthase codes for the protein MKNYSSLLIGGKKFSSRLMVGTGKYKSTQDMIESLSNSETEIITVAVRRIKNDETGENLLEKINWKKYWMLPNTAGCVNSDEAVRIAILGRELAKLSGQEENNFVKLEVIPDKKYLLPDPMETLKAAEILIKKGFSVLPYINADPILAKRLEEIGCATVMPLGSPIGSGQGLLNLSNIGIIIESAKVPVIIDAGIGVPSEASQAMELGADGVLINSAIAQAENPPLMAQAINYGVKAGRQAFLAGRIKKQDFATASSPEKNISI